The following are from one region of the Platichthys flesus chromosome 2, fPlaFle2.1, whole genome shotgun sequence genome:
- the dlgap4b gene encoding disks large-associated protein 4 isoform X3, with product MKGMGTNRNRHLSESRDPSSGHPEALYPHKTSTLPRSPYLLSPAMDHYGTMDPHHYPSANQDSFPQDCMLPLNNQLSNSSTFPRIHYNSYDQSDFSPPGDSIGGIGTGTMGPSMSMGMGTSMGMAGLSGRTPMITSGSATISHHMTKSQAPPSLLEFDKQLSAGRDGFSTLQFHRSSAGTAAKQRTDSPGRIRYMLHSVQKLFAKSQSLESQNMKGNINGRSTGSGGGSSSTEDGGKQSRRSKSKDRGTKSEATAKRRPRSNMSGYWSSDDLDSSDLSSYHNTMAMMTLGRPSGHESQSRYIHSGYNTISSSKSSNEMRYQGPPAPGGGGGGGGGGGGGGGGQGRTGAMVINDNDYMKGGTWSTLTMGQPRPVIQKGSATLDRSMLKSKSCQQELTCNYLQVGRRGDWSTLGHSGGANEIPCRRMRSGSYVKAMGDIEDSDDSEGSPKPSPKSAARRQSYLRATQQSLSDQLPPRNRTLDYALLQGELDALWSPLHSVSSLHQLGRSMSSCLPSLQELSNNRSLDNLDCIEGTGLSLPRWDDDELSQACSTLGRRSCMGQLRDLEMSRNYEDRSSDSTYRDSRSHSQDNPEPPDLPMPTCFRSRSHSYLRAIQAGCSQDDDTASIDSSCSHPPTDTTVRTYSNSTDDLSTQWKTWKEQFGSYLIATGLDKAPKEKQLALFLQRFGTDRPGLRPPHTVSTCITTCKKIAPPPVPPRTTSKPYISVTVQSSTESAQDNYLDQHDRRSEVNSQSSHAHSNSSDSLDSTRANSLARGIHRPPHIIPTPIAIPRDPIVPSRANASTETSDSVVQIESLKSGLNKGNLVAEEPLVAPVPRRKLSSIGIQVDCIQEVPREETPPLARFQSIGVQVEDGWQTSRSSSMASKQEVVSGTQDNFISHINYTKPSENKIMVSSASQSISSPPRKESLDNGDTTGDISSPPPPRQILKRSTTRSSSSSFSESLDPALDPSSLPPPDPWLESGNGSNSSVPQSGGGGTLCRRDGHWFLKLLQAETGRMEGWCQQMEQETKDNQLSEEVLGKVRSAVGSAQLLISQKFQQFRGLCEQNVNVNANPRPTAQDLAGFWDLLQLSIEDISLKFDELYHLKSSDWQPVPSAAAQSPPERKDEEKVASPASKKPGKGRPSLGREKSADSSSTSSSAEKQRQEARKRLLAAKKAASFRQNSATESSDSIEIYVPEAQTRL from the exons ATGAAAGGGATGGGGACCAACCGTAACAGACACCTGTCTGAATCTCGTGATCCATCCTCAGGCCACCCAGAGGCCCTCTACCCTCACAAAACAAGCACCCTGCCACGCAGCCCTTACCTGCTGAGCCCTGCAATGGACCACTATGGCACCATGGACCCCCACCACTACCCTTCAGCCAACCAAGACTCTTTTCCACAAGACTGCATGCTGCCCCTCAACAATCAGCTGTCAAACAGCAGTACCTTCCCAAGGATCCATTACAACTCCTACGACCAGTCTGACTTCTCCCCACCTGGGGACAGTATTGGGGGGATAGGTACAGGGACCATGGGGCCATCCATGTCTATGGGCATGGGAACAAGCATGGGCATGGCAGGGTTGAGTGGACGAACACCCATGATAACGAGCGGTTCAGCAACTATATCGCATCATATGACCAAGAGCCAGGCACCCCCCAGCCTGCTGGAGTTTGACAAGCAGCTCTCTGCAGGGCGTGATGGATTCAGCACATTGCAGTTCCATCGGTCGTCTGCTGGTACTGCCGCAAAGCAGCGCACAGACAGTCCTGGTCGCATTCGTTATATGCTGCACTCAGTGCAGAAGCTCTTTGCAAAGTCCCAGTCACTGGAAAGCCAAAACATGAAAGGAAATATCAATGGACGCTCCACCGGCAGTGGTGGAGGTTCGTCAAGCACTGAGGACGGAGGGAAACAGAGTCGCAGATCCAAAAGTAAAGATCGGGGTACAAAATCAGAGGCGACTGCCAAGAGACGGCCACGCTCCAACATGTCGGGTTACTGGAGCTCAGATGATTTGGACAGCAGTGATCTGAGCAGCTACCACAACACCATGGCCATGATGACTCTAGGGCGTCCAAGTGGCCACGAGAGCCAGAGCAGGTACATCCACAGCGGCTACAACACCATCAGCTCCTCCAAAAGCAGCAATGAGATGAGGTATCAGGGACCTCCTGCGCctgggggtggaggaggtggaggaggtggaggaggtggaggaggtggaggacaaGGTAGAACAGGTGCTATGGTGATAAATGACAATGACTATATGAAAGGAGGGACCTGGTCCACGTTGACCATGGGCCAGCCGAGGCCGGTGATCCAGAAGGGCTCAGCTACCCTGGACAGGTCCATGCTCAAGTCCAAATCCTGCCAACAAGAACTAACCTGCAACTACCTACAGGTTGGACGAAGG GGTGATTGGAGCACATTAGGCCACAGCGGGGGTGCCAATGAAATCCCTTGTCGGCGGATGCGCAGCGGTAGCTACGTAAAGGCCATGGGAGACATAGAAGACAGCGACGACTCGGAGGGAAGTCCGAAACCCTCTCCGAAATCTGCTGCTCGCCGCCAGAGCTACCTCAGGGCTACGCAGCAGTCTCTGAGCGACCAGCTGCCCCCACGCAA CAGAACCCTGGATTACGCCTTgttgcagggggagctggaCGCCCTGTGGTCTCCGCTCCACAGTGTGTCCTCTCTGCACCAGCTGGGCAGGTCAATGAGCAG CTGTCTTCCATCTCTCCAAGAGCTCTCCAATAACCGCAGCCTTGACAACCTGGACTGCATCGAGGGTACAGGCTTGTCTCTGCCACGCTGGGACGATGATGAATTAAGCCAGGCCTGCAGCACCTTGGGCCGGCGCAGCTGCATGGGACAG ctacGGGACCTGGAAATGAGTCGTAATTATGAGGACCGCAGCTCCGACTCCACATACAGAGATTCCCGCTCCCATTCTCAGGACAACCCAGAGCCTCCAGACCTGCCCATGCCCACATGCTTCCGATCACGCAGCCACAGCTACCTGAGAGCCATCCAGGCCGGCTGTTCCCAAGACGACGACACGGCTTCCATAGACTCAAGCTGCTCACACCCTCCGACTGACACCACCGTCCGCACCTACAGCAACAGTACCG ACGACCTTTCCACCCAATGGAAGACGTGGAAAGAGCAGTTTGGCTCTTACCTGATAGCAACAGGCTTGGACAAAGCCCCAAAGGAGAAACAACTTGCACTTTTTCTGCAGCGTTTTGGGACAGACAGACCAGGCCTCCGACCCCCACACACAG TCTCCACCTGCATAACCACCTGTAAGAAGATTGCTCCTCCACCAGTTCCGCCCCGTACAACGTCTAAGCCCTACATCTCTGTGACAGTGCAGAGCAGCACGGAGTCAGCCCAGGACAACTACCTGGACCAGCACGACCGGCGGTCAGAGGTCAACAGCCAGTCAAGCCACGCTCACAGCAACTCCTCCGACAGCCTTGATAGCACCCGTGCCAACAGCCTGGCCCGCGGTATTCATCGCCCCCCGCACATCATCCCCACTCCTATCGCCATCCCGAGAGACCCAATTGTCCCCAGTAGGGCCAATGCTTCCACGGAGACGAGTGACTCAGTAGTCCAGATCGAATCCCTGAAATCAGGACTAAATAAAGGGAATCTAGTGGCAGAGGAGCCCTTAGTGGCCCCAGTACCCAGACGGAAACTCTCCTCCATCGGCATACAG GTTGACTGTATCCAGGAAGTTCCACGAGAGGAGACCCCGCCACTGGCCAGGTTTCAGTCAATCGGAGTACAGGTGGAGGACGGGTGGCA GACCAGTCGCTCCAGTAGCATGGCCTCAAAACAAGAAGTAGTCTCAGGCACACAGGACAATTTTATTTCCCACATCAATTATACCAAACcctcagaaaataaaatcatggtCAGTAGTGCCAGCCAATCCATAAGCTCCCCTCCTAGAAAGGAATCTTTAGACAACGGGGACACCACAGGGGACATCTCCTCACCGCCTCCGCCCAGGCAGATCCTCAAACGCTCCACCACACGAAGTAGCTCATCCTCCTTCTCAGAAAGTTTGGACCCAGCACTCGACCCCTCGTCTCTGCCGCCCCCGGACCCCTGGTTGGAGAGCGGGAACGGCAGTAACAGCAGCGTACCCCAGAGCGGCGGAGGGGGGACGCTGTGTCGGAGAGACGGCCACTGGTTCCTCAAGCTGCTGCAGGCCGAGACGGGACGCATGGAAGGCTGGTGCCAGCAGATGGAGCAGGAGACCAAAGACAACCAGCTCTCCGAGGAGG tgctTGGAAAAGTCCGCAGTGCAGTGGGAAGCGCCCAGCTCCTAATATCCCAGAAGTTCCAGCAGTTCCGGGGCCTGTGTGAACAAAACGTG aatGTGAATGCCAATCCACGACCCACAGCCCAAGACCTGGCTGGTTTCTGggacctgctgcagctctccaTCGAGGACATCAGCCTCAAGTTTGACGAGCTCTACCACCTCAAGTCCAGCGACTGGCAGCCCGTGCCGTCGGCAGCCGCCCAGTCGCCCCCTGAGCGGAAG GACGAAGAGAAGGTGGCCTCTCCGGCGTCAAAGAAGCCTGGTAAGGGACGCCCCTCGCTGGGCCGCGAGAAGAGCGCGGACAgctcgtccacctcctcctcggcGGAGAAGCAGAGGCAGGAGGCTCGCAAGCGCCTGCTGGCTGCCAAGAAGGCGGCGTCGTTTCGGCAGAACTCGGCCACGGAGAGCTCCGACAGCATCGAGATCTACGTCCCCGAGGCCCAGACCCGCCTCTGA
- the dlgap4b gene encoding disks large-associated protein 4 isoform X1, with product MKGMGTNRNRHLSESRDPSSGHPEALYPHKTSTLPRSPYLLSPAMDHYGTMDPHHYPSANQDSFPQDCMLPLNNQLSNSSTFPRIHYNSYDQSDFSPPGDSIGGIGTGTMGPSMSMGMGTSMGMAGLSGRTPMITSGSATISHHMTKSQAPPSLLEFDKQLSAGRDGFSTLQFHRSSAGTAAKQRTDSPGRIRYMLHSVQKLFAKSQSLESQNMKGNINGRSTGSGGGSSSTEDGGKQSRRSKSKDRGTKSEATAKRRPRSNMSGYWSSDDLDSSDLSSYHNTMAMMTLGRPSGHESQSRYIHSGYNTISSSKSSNEMRYQGPPAPGGGGGGGGGGGGGGGGQGRTGAMVINDNDYMKGGTWSTLTMGQPRPVIQKGSATLDRSMLKSKSCQQELTCNYLQVGRRGDWSTLGHSGGANEIPCRRMRSGSYVKAMGDIEDSDDSEGSPKPSPKSAARRQSYLRATQQSLSDQLPPRNCLPSLQELSNNRSLDNLDCIEGTGLSLPRWDDDELSQACSTLGRRSCMGQLRDLEMSRNYEDRSSDSTYRDSRSHSQDNPEPPDLPMPTCFRSRSHSYLRAIQAGCSQDDDTASIDSSCSHPPTDTTVRTYSNSTDDLSTQWKTWKEQFGSYLIATGLDKAPKEKQLALFLQRFGTDRPGLRPPHTVSTCITTCKKIAPPPVPPRTTSKPYISVTVQSSTESAQDNYLDQHDRRSEVNSQSSHAHSNSSDSLDSTRANSLARGIHRPPHIIPTPIAIPRDPIVPSRANASTETSDSVVQIESLKSGLNKGNLVAEEPLVAPVPRRKLSSIGIQVDCIQEVPREETPPLARFQSIGVQVEDGWQTSRSSSMASKQEVVSGTQDNFISHINYTKPSENKIMVSSASQSISSPPRKESLDNGDTTGDISSPPPPRQILKRSTTRSSSSSFSESLDPALDPSSLPPPDPWLESGNGSNSSVPQSGGGGTLCRRDGHWFLKLLQAETGRMEGWCQQMEQETKDNQLSEEVLGKVRSAVGSAQLLISQKFQQFRGLCEQNVNVNANPRPTAQDLAGFWDLLQLSIEDISLKFDELYHLKSSDWQPVPSAAAQSPPERKDEEKVASPASKKPGKGRPSLGREKSADSSSTSSSAEKQRQEARKRLLAAKKAASFRQNSATESSDSIEIYVPEAQTRL from the exons ATGAAAGGGATGGGGACCAACCGTAACAGACACCTGTCTGAATCTCGTGATCCATCCTCAGGCCACCCAGAGGCCCTCTACCCTCACAAAACAAGCACCCTGCCACGCAGCCCTTACCTGCTGAGCCCTGCAATGGACCACTATGGCACCATGGACCCCCACCACTACCCTTCAGCCAACCAAGACTCTTTTCCACAAGACTGCATGCTGCCCCTCAACAATCAGCTGTCAAACAGCAGTACCTTCCCAAGGATCCATTACAACTCCTACGACCAGTCTGACTTCTCCCCACCTGGGGACAGTATTGGGGGGATAGGTACAGGGACCATGGGGCCATCCATGTCTATGGGCATGGGAACAAGCATGGGCATGGCAGGGTTGAGTGGACGAACACCCATGATAACGAGCGGTTCAGCAACTATATCGCATCATATGACCAAGAGCCAGGCACCCCCCAGCCTGCTGGAGTTTGACAAGCAGCTCTCTGCAGGGCGTGATGGATTCAGCACATTGCAGTTCCATCGGTCGTCTGCTGGTACTGCCGCAAAGCAGCGCACAGACAGTCCTGGTCGCATTCGTTATATGCTGCACTCAGTGCAGAAGCTCTTTGCAAAGTCCCAGTCACTGGAAAGCCAAAACATGAAAGGAAATATCAATGGACGCTCCACCGGCAGTGGTGGAGGTTCGTCAAGCACTGAGGACGGAGGGAAACAGAGTCGCAGATCCAAAAGTAAAGATCGGGGTACAAAATCAGAGGCGACTGCCAAGAGACGGCCACGCTCCAACATGTCGGGTTACTGGAGCTCAGATGATTTGGACAGCAGTGATCTGAGCAGCTACCACAACACCATGGCCATGATGACTCTAGGGCGTCCAAGTGGCCACGAGAGCCAGAGCAGGTACATCCACAGCGGCTACAACACCATCAGCTCCTCCAAAAGCAGCAATGAGATGAGGTATCAGGGACCTCCTGCGCctgggggtggaggaggtggaggaggtggaggaggtggaggaggtggaggacaaGGTAGAACAGGTGCTATGGTGATAAATGACAATGACTATATGAAAGGAGGGACCTGGTCCACGTTGACCATGGGCCAGCCGAGGCCGGTGATCCAGAAGGGCTCAGCTACCCTGGACAGGTCCATGCTCAAGTCCAAATCCTGCCAACAAGAACTAACCTGCAACTACCTACAGGTTGGACGAAGG GGTGATTGGAGCACATTAGGCCACAGCGGGGGTGCCAATGAAATCCCTTGTCGGCGGATGCGCAGCGGTAGCTACGTAAAGGCCATGGGAGACATAGAAGACAGCGACGACTCGGAGGGAAGTCCGAAACCCTCTCCGAAATCTGCTGCTCGCCGCCAGAGCTACCTCAGGGCTACGCAGCAGTCTCTGAGCGACCAGCTGCCCCCACGCAA CTGTCTTCCATCTCTCCAAGAGCTCTCCAATAACCGCAGCCTTGACAACCTGGACTGCATCGAGGGTACAGGCTTGTCTCTGCCACGCTGGGACGATGATGAATTAAGCCAGGCCTGCAGCACCTTGGGCCGGCGCAGCTGCATGGGACAG ctacGGGACCTGGAAATGAGTCGTAATTATGAGGACCGCAGCTCCGACTCCACATACAGAGATTCCCGCTCCCATTCTCAGGACAACCCAGAGCCTCCAGACCTGCCCATGCCCACATGCTTCCGATCACGCAGCCACAGCTACCTGAGAGCCATCCAGGCCGGCTGTTCCCAAGACGACGACACGGCTTCCATAGACTCAAGCTGCTCACACCCTCCGACTGACACCACCGTCCGCACCTACAGCAACAGTACCG ACGACCTTTCCACCCAATGGAAGACGTGGAAAGAGCAGTTTGGCTCTTACCTGATAGCAACAGGCTTGGACAAAGCCCCAAAGGAGAAACAACTTGCACTTTTTCTGCAGCGTTTTGGGACAGACAGACCAGGCCTCCGACCCCCACACACAG TCTCCACCTGCATAACCACCTGTAAGAAGATTGCTCCTCCACCAGTTCCGCCCCGTACAACGTCTAAGCCCTACATCTCTGTGACAGTGCAGAGCAGCACGGAGTCAGCCCAGGACAACTACCTGGACCAGCACGACCGGCGGTCAGAGGTCAACAGCCAGTCAAGCCACGCTCACAGCAACTCCTCCGACAGCCTTGATAGCACCCGTGCCAACAGCCTGGCCCGCGGTATTCATCGCCCCCCGCACATCATCCCCACTCCTATCGCCATCCCGAGAGACCCAATTGTCCCCAGTAGGGCCAATGCTTCCACGGAGACGAGTGACTCAGTAGTCCAGATCGAATCCCTGAAATCAGGACTAAATAAAGGGAATCTAGTGGCAGAGGAGCCCTTAGTGGCCCCAGTACCCAGACGGAAACTCTCCTCCATCGGCATACAG GTTGACTGTATCCAGGAAGTTCCACGAGAGGAGACCCCGCCACTGGCCAGGTTTCAGTCAATCGGAGTACAGGTGGAGGACGGGTGGCA GACCAGTCGCTCCAGTAGCATGGCCTCAAAACAAGAAGTAGTCTCAGGCACACAGGACAATTTTATTTCCCACATCAATTATACCAAACcctcagaaaataaaatcatggtCAGTAGTGCCAGCCAATCCATAAGCTCCCCTCCTAGAAAGGAATCTTTAGACAACGGGGACACCACAGGGGACATCTCCTCACCGCCTCCGCCCAGGCAGATCCTCAAACGCTCCACCACACGAAGTAGCTCATCCTCCTTCTCAGAAAGTTTGGACCCAGCACTCGACCCCTCGTCTCTGCCGCCCCCGGACCCCTGGTTGGAGAGCGGGAACGGCAGTAACAGCAGCGTACCCCAGAGCGGCGGAGGGGGGACGCTGTGTCGGAGAGACGGCCACTGGTTCCTCAAGCTGCTGCAGGCCGAGACGGGACGCATGGAAGGCTGGTGCCAGCAGATGGAGCAGGAGACCAAAGACAACCAGCTCTCCGAGGAGG tgctTGGAAAAGTCCGCAGTGCAGTGGGAAGCGCCCAGCTCCTAATATCCCAGAAGTTCCAGCAGTTCCGGGGCCTGTGTGAACAAAACGTG aatGTGAATGCCAATCCACGACCCACAGCCCAAGACCTGGCTGGTTTCTGggacctgctgcagctctccaTCGAGGACATCAGCCTCAAGTTTGACGAGCTCTACCACCTCAAGTCCAGCGACTGGCAGCCCGTGCCGTCGGCAGCCGCCCAGTCGCCCCCTGAGCGGAAG GACGAAGAGAAGGTGGCCTCTCCGGCGTCAAAGAAGCCTGGTAAGGGACGCCCCTCGCTGGGCCGCGAGAAGAGCGCGGACAgctcgtccacctcctcctcggcGGAGAAGCAGAGGCAGGAGGCTCGCAAGCGCCTGCTGGCTGCCAAGAAGGCGGCGTCGTTTCGGCAGAACTCGGCCACGGAGAGCTCCGACAGCATCGAGATCTACGTCCCCGAGGCCCAGACCCGCCTCTGA
- the dlgap4b gene encoding disks large-associated protein 4 isoform X2: MKGMGTNRNRHLSESRDPSSGHPEALYPHKTSTLPRSPYLLSPAMDHYGTMDPHHYPSANQDSFPQDCMLPLNNQLSNSSTFPRIHYNSYDQSDFSPPGDSIGGIGTGTMGPSMSMGMGTSMGMAGLSGRTPMITSGSATISHHMTKSQAPPSLLEFDKQLSAGRDGFSTLQFHRSSAGTAAKQRTDSPGRIRYMLHSVQKLFAKSQSLESQNMKGNINGRSTGSGGGSSSTEDGGKQSRRSKSKDRGTKSEATAKRRPRSNMSGYWSSDDLDSSDLSSYHNTMAMMTLGRPSGHESQSRYIHSGYNTISSSKSSNEMRYQGPPAPGGGGGGGGGGGGGGGGQGRTGAMVINDNDYMKGGTWSTLTMGQPRPVIQKGSATLDRSMLKSKSCQQELTCNYLQVGRRGDWSTLGHSGGANEIPCRRMRSGSYVKAMGDIEDSDDSEGSPKPSPKSAARRQSYLRATQQSLSDQLPPRNCLPSLQELSNNRSLDNLDCIEGTGLSLPRWDDDELSQACSTLGRRSCMGQLRDLEMSRNYEDRSSDSTYRDSRSHSQDNPEPPDLPMPTCFRSRSHSYLRAIQAGCSQDDDTASIDSSCSHPPTDTTVRTYSNSTVSTCITTCKKIAPPPVPPRTTSKPYISVTVQSSTESAQDNYLDQHDRRSEVNSQSSHAHSNSSDSLDSTRANSLARGIHRPPHIIPTPIAIPRDPIVPSRANASTETSDSVVQIESLKSGLNKGNLVAEEPLVAPVPRRKLSSIGIQVDCIQEVPREETPPLARFQSIGVQVEDGWQTSRSSSMASKQEVVSGTQDNFISHINYTKPSENKIMVSSASQSISSPPRKESLDNGDTTGDISSPPPPRQILKRSTTRSSSSSFSESLDPALDPSSLPPPDPWLESGNGSNSSVPQSGGGGTLCRRDGHWFLKLLQAETGRMEGWCQQMEQETKDNQLSEEVLGKVRSAVGSAQLLISQKFQQFRGLCEQNVNVNANPRPTAQDLAGFWDLLQLSIEDISLKFDELYHLKSSDWQPVPSAAAQSPPERKDEEKVASPASKKPGKGRPSLGREKSADSSSTSSSAEKQRQEARKRLLAAKKAASFRQNSATESSDSIEIYVPEAQTRL; the protein is encoded by the exons ATGAAAGGGATGGGGACCAACCGTAACAGACACCTGTCTGAATCTCGTGATCCATCCTCAGGCCACCCAGAGGCCCTCTACCCTCACAAAACAAGCACCCTGCCACGCAGCCCTTACCTGCTGAGCCCTGCAATGGACCACTATGGCACCATGGACCCCCACCACTACCCTTCAGCCAACCAAGACTCTTTTCCACAAGACTGCATGCTGCCCCTCAACAATCAGCTGTCAAACAGCAGTACCTTCCCAAGGATCCATTACAACTCCTACGACCAGTCTGACTTCTCCCCACCTGGGGACAGTATTGGGGGGATAGGTACAGGGACCATGGGGCCATCCATGTCTATGGGCATGGGAACAAGCATGGGCATGGCAGGGTTGAGTGGACGAACACCCATGATAACGAGCGGTTCAGCAACTATATCGCATCATATGACCAAGAGCCAGGCACCCCCCAGCCTGCTGGAGTTTGACAAGCAGCTCTCTGCAGGGCGTGATGGATTCAGCACATTGCAGTTCCATCGGTCGTCTGCTGGTACTGCCGCAAAGCAGCGCACAGACAGTCCTGGTCGCATTCGTTATATGCTGCACTCAGTGCAGAAGCTCTTTGCAAAGTCCCAGTCACTGGAAAGCCAAAACATGAAAGGAAATATCAATGGACGCTCCACCGGCAGTGGTGGAGGTTCGTCAAGCACTGAGGACGGAGGGAAACAGAGTCGCAGATCCAAAAGTAAAGATCGGGGTACAAAATCAGAGGCGACTGCCAAGAGACGGCCACGCTCCAACATGTCGGGTTACTGGAGCTCAGATGATTTGGACAGCAGTGATCTGAGCAGCTACCACAACACCATGGCCATGATGACTCTAGGGCGTCCAAGTGGCCACGAGAGCCAGAGCAGGTACATCCACAGCGGCTACAACACCATCAGCTCCTCCAAAAGCAGCAATGAGATGAGGTATCAGGGACCTCCTGCGCctgggggtggaggaggtggaggaggtggaggaggtggaggaggtggaggacaaGGTAGAACAGGTGCTATGGTGATAAATGACAATGACTATATGAAAGGAGGGACCTGGTCCACGTTGACCATGGGCCAGCCGAGGCCGGTGATCCAGAAGGGCTCAGCTACCCTGGACAGGTCCATGCTCAAGTCCAAATCCTGCCAACAAGAACTAACCTGCAACTACCTACAGGTTGGACGAAGG GGTGATTGGAGCACATTAGGCCACAGCGGGGGTGCCAATGAAATCCCTTGTCGGCGGATGCGCAGCGGTAGCTACGTAAAGGCCATGGGAGACATAGAAGACAGCGACGACTCGGAGGGAAGTCCGAAACCCTCTCCGAAATCTGCTGCTCGCCGCCAGAGCTACCTCAGGGCTACGCAGCAGTCTCTGAGCGACCAGCTGCCCCCACGCAA CTGTCTTCCATCTCTCCAAGAGCTCTCCAATAACCGCAGCCTTGACAACCTGGACTGCATCGAGGGTACAGGCTTGTCTCTGCCACGCTGGGACGATGATGAATTAAGCCAGGCCTGCAGCACCTTGGGCCGGCGCAGCTGCATGGGACAG ctacGGGACCTGGAAATGAGTCGTAATTATGAGGACCGCAGCTCCGACTCCACATACAGAGATTCCCGCTCCCATTCTCAGGACAACCCAGAGCCTCCAGACCTGCCCATGCCCACATGCTTCCGATCACGCAGCCACAGCTACCTGAGAGCCATCCAGGCCGGCTGTTCCCAAGACGACGACACGGCTTCCATAGACTCAAGCTGCTCACACCCTCCGACTGACACCACCGTCCGCACCTACAGCAACAGTACCG TCTCCACCTGCATAACCACCTGTAAGAAGATTGCTCCTCCACCAGTTCCGCCCCGTACAACGTCTAAGCCCTACATCTCTGTGACAGTGCAGAGCAGCACGGAGTCAGCCCAGGACAACTACCTGGACCAGCACGACCGGCGGTCAGAGGTCAACAGCCAGTCAAGCCACGCTCACAGCAACTCCTCCGACAGCCTTGATAGCACCCGTGCCAACAGCCTGGCCCGCGGTATTCATCGCCCCCCGCACATCATCCCCACTCCTATCGCCATCCCGAGAGACCCAATTGTCCCCAGTAGGGCCAATGCTTCCACGGAGACGAGTGACTCAGTAGTCCAGATCGAATCCCTGAAATCAGGACTAAATAAAGGGAATCTAGTGGCAGAGGAGCCCTTAGTGGCCCCAGTACCCAGACGGAAACTCTCCTCCATCGGCATACAG GTTGACTGTATCCAGGAAGTTCCACGAGAGGAGACCCCGCCACTGGCCAGGTTTCAGTCAATCGGAGTACAGGTGGAGGACGGGTGGCA GACCAGTCGCTCCAGTAGCATGGCCTCAAAACAAGAAGTAGTCTCAGGCACACAGGACAATTTTATTTCCCACATCAATTATACCAAACcctcagaaaataaaatcatggtCAGTAGTGCCAGCCAATCCATAAGCTCCCCTCCTAGAAAGGAATCTTTAGACAACGGGGACACCACAGGGGACATCTCCTCACCGCCTCCGCCCAGGCAGATCCTCAAACGCTCCACCACACGAAGTAGCTCATCCTCCTTCTCAGAAAGTTTGGACCCAGCACTCGACCCCTCGTCTCTGCCGCCCCCGGACCCCTGGTTGGAGAGCGGGAACGGCAGTAACAGCAGCGTACCCCAGAGCGGCGGAGGGGGGACGCTGTGTCGGAGAGACGGCCACTGGTTCCTCAAGCTGCTGCAGGCCGAGACGGGACGCATGGAAGGCTGGTGCCAGCAGATGGAGCAGGAGACCAAAGACAACCAGCTCTCCGAGGAGG tgctTGGAAAAGTCCGCAGTGCAGTGGGAAGCGCCCAGCTCCTAATATCCCAGAAGTTCCAGCAGTTCCGGGGCCTGTGTGAACAAAACGTG aatGTGAATGCCAATCCACGACCCACAGCCCAAGACCTGGCTGGTTTCTGggacctgctgcagctctccaTCGAGGACATCAGCCTCAAGTTTGACGAGCTCTACCACCTCAAGTCCAGCGACTGGCAGCCCGTGCCGTCGGCAGCCGCCCAGTCGCCCCCTGAGCGGAAG GACGAAGAGAAGGTGGCCTCTCCGGCGTCAAAGAAGCCTGGTAAGGGACGCCCCTCGCTGGGCCGCGAGAAGAGCGCGGACAgctcgtccacctcctcctcggcGGAGAAGCAGAGGCAGGAGGCTCGCAAGCGCCTGCTGGCTGCCAAGAAGGCGGCGTCGTTTCGGCAGAACTCGGCCACGGAGAGCTCCGACAGCATCGAGATCTACGTCCCCGAGGCCCAGACCCGCCTCTGA